Proteins co-encoded in one Cupriavidus metallidurans CH34 genomic window:
- a CDS encoding ExeM/NucH family extracellular endonuclease: MRLHYTLPAVLLMALPAHAELIISEYVEGTSNNKAIEIYNPDATEADLSLYKIEQYNNGVTAPNATFQLAGKLAPGSVYVMAHSTLAAVLGSKVNQAVTFTFNGDDALTLTRSGTVVDHIGQVGFQPPSGFWGTATAGTKDHTLRRKASVTQGDTDITAAFDPAVQWDSFNVDDFSDLGLYNGAGTVTPPPVAAVCGAPATHLADVQGATSTSPLAGQNVEIEAVVTADYSGTGGFSGFFVQQPDAQRRKLPGVSEGLFVYAPGVTARAGDLVHLVGKVEEKYGQTQLTLAANGLASCSSGNKVTAVDVTLPLADAKTLSAYEGMLVRLPQTLTVSETYELGRYGSVLLSNGRLPLPTNVAPAANGAAAQAAANALNRLVLDDGSNLQNPATVPYPAPGLSAANPVRAGYTVSGVQGVLEIRYNAWRLQPVPGAAAPTFSAASNPRTGAPTRHAQADVRVASFNVLNYFNGDGKGTGFDDPNNRGAKSQAEFERQEAKIVAAIRAIDADVVGLMEIENDGYGDLSAIRRLTSQLGADWRYVDPGLPKLGGDAITVAIIYNSRNVEPVGVPATLAIDDKNRQPLARTFHRVGGTQNFTVVVNHLKSKGCTGAAGKDADQGDGQSCWNPTRLRAAGLIADWLATSPTGVADVGKLLIGDLNSYAKEDPVLLFAEKGYADMVAKFVGKDAYSYVFGGESGYIDHALATSALADRVRAVHEWHINADEPIALEYSFAYKSAEQQQTFYAADPYRSSDHDPVLVDLALNSQSTGGGSDGAGGTGGTGGTGGTGGTGGTDGTSGTGGSGGSGGSSGSADSGNSGAGSMDPFTWLTLAAGVAALARRRSWRSWAV, translated from the coding sequence ATGCGTTTGCATTACACACTTCCAGCCGTGCTCCTCATGGCGCTACCCGCCCATGCCGAGCTGATCATCAGTGAGTACGTCGAGGGTACCTCGAACAACAAGGCCATCGAGATCTACAACCCCGATGCCACCGAGGCCGACCTGTCGCTCTACAAGATCGAGCAGTACAACAACGGCGTCACCGCGCCGAATGCCACGTTCCAGCTCGCCGGCAAGCTCGCGCCGGGGTCGGTCTACGTCATGGCGCACAGCACGCTGGCCGCGGTGCTCGGCTCCAAGGTCAACCAGGCCGTAACGTTCACGTTCAATGGCGACGACGCCCTCACGCTCACGCGCTCAGGTACCGTGGTGGACCATATCGGACAGGTCGGCTTCCAGCCGCCGTCAGGTTTCTGGGGTACAGCCACTGCCGGCACCAAGGACCACACGCTGCGCCGCAAGGCTTCGGTGACGCAGGGCGACACGGACATCACGGCGGCGTTCGATCCAGCGGTGCAGTGGGATTCGTTCAACGTCGACGACTTCTCGGACCTGGGCCTGTACAACGGCGCGGGCACCGTCACGCCGCCGCCGGTGGCGGCAGTGTGTGGCGCACCGGCAACGCACCTCGCTGACGTCCAGGGCGCGACATCGACCTCGCCGCTGGCCGGTCAGAACGTCGAGATCGAGGCCGTGGTCACCGCCGACTACAGCGGCACGGGCGGTTTCAGCGGATTCTTCGTGCAGCAGCCCGACGCACAGCGCCGCAAGCTGCCCGGTGTCTCCGAAGGTCTCTTCGTCTATGCGCCCGGCGTGACCGCGCGCGCCGGCGACCTGGTCCACCTGGTAGGCAAGGTCGAGGAGAAGTACGGTCAGACACAACTGACGCTGGCTGCGAACGGTCTGGCAAGCTGCTCCAGCGGCAACAAGGTGACGGCAGTCGATGTCACGCTGCCGCTGGCCGACGCCAAGACGCTGTCGGCCTATGAAGGGATGCTGGTGCGCCTGCCCCAGACGCTGACGGTCAGCGAGACCTACGAGCTTGGCCGCTATGGCAGCGTGCTGCTCAGCAACGGCCGCCTGCCGCTGCCGACCAACGTGGCCCCGGCCGCGAACGGCGCCGCCGCGCAAGCCGCCGCCAACGCGCTCAACCGCCTGGTGCTGGACGACGGCTCCAACCTGCAGAACCCCGCCACGGTGCCCTACCCCGCCCCGGGCCTGTCCGCGGCCAATCCGGTGCGTGCCGGCTACACGGTCAGCGGCGTGCAGGGTGTGCTCGAGATCCGCTACAACGCCTGGCGCCTGCAGCCGGTACCGGGTGCCGCCGCCCCCACGTTCAGCGCCGCCAGCAATCCGCGCACGGGCGCGCCCACGCGCCATGCCCAGGCTGACGTGCGCGTGGCCTCGTTCAACGTGCTGAACTACTTCAACGGCGACGGCAAGGGCACCGGCTTCGACGACCCGAACAACCGTGGCGCCAAGTCGCAAGCCGAGTTCGAGCGGCAGGAAGCCAAGATCGTTGCCGCCATCCGCGCGATTGACGCCGATGTGGTCGGCCTGATGGAAATCGAGAACGACGGCTACGGCGACCTGAGCGCTATCCGCCGCCTGACGAGCCAGCTCGGCGCCGACTGGCGCTACGTCGATCCGGGCCTGCCCAAGCTGGGCGGCGATGCGATCACCGTGGCGATCATCTACAACAGCCGCAACGTGGAACCGGTGGGCGTGCCCGCCACGCTGGCCATCGACGACAAGAACCGCCAGCCGCTGGCCCGCACGTTCCACCGCGTGGGCGGCACGCAGAACTTCACGGTCGTGGTGAACCACCTGAAGTCCAAGGGCTGCACCGGCGCCGCCGGCAAGGACGCCGACCAGGGCGACGGCCAGAGCTGCTGGAACCCCACCCGCCTGCGCGCGGCGGGCCTGATCGCCGACTGGCTGGCTACCTCCCCGACCGGCGTGGCCGACGTGGGCAAGCTGCTGATCGGTGACCTCAACAGCTACGCCAAGGAAGATCCGGTACTGCTGTTCGCCGAAAAGGGTTACGCCGACATGGTGGCGAAGTTCGTAGGCAAGGATGCGTACAGCTACGTGTTCGGCGGTGAATCGGGCTACATCGACCACGCACTGGCCACTTCCGCACTGGCAGATCGCGTGCGTGCCGTGCATGAATGGCACATCAACGCAGACGAGCCGATCGCGCTTGAATACTCGTTCGCGTACAAGAGCGCCGAGCAGCAACAGACGTTCTATGCAGCTGACCCCTACCGTTCGTCGGACCATGATCCGGTGCTGGTCGATCTGGCCTTGAACTCGCAGTCGACAGGTGGCGGCAGCGATGGCGCCGGTGGCACAGGTGGCACAGGTGGCACAGGTGGCACAGGTGGCACAGGTGGCACAGATGGCACCAGCGGTACGGGTGGCTCCGGTGGTTCCGGTGGCTCCAGCGGATCGGCCGATTCCGGCAACTCCGGCGCCGGCTCGATGGACCCGTTCACGTGGCTGACGCTGGCTGCTGGCGTGGCCGCGCTGGCACGCCGCCGCTCGTGGCGCTCGTGGGCAGTCTGA
- the rrtA gene encoding rhombosortase: protein MADAGCWRGRAGTPPLVALVGSLNALARRWPDWRWQSPVHPGFLAVALLMLALQAGGATIADALRYERSAIASGEVWRLVSGHFVHLGWTHCLLNVGGVVALAAILPAPLRAWRCCLLLATIIGLALFATLPSLQHYAGFSGVNYGLAALALLPRARAEATAALVLGALIVRALWQWLGGGGAADAAWLGAPPLAAAHLAGLASGAAILFLPLMRLDRLPVGPATRSELVTQPHRNAEH from the coding sequence GTGGCTGACGCTGGCTGCTGGCGTGGCCGCGCTGGCACGCCGCCGCTCGTGGCGCTCGTGGGCAGTCTGAACGCCCTGGCGCGCCGCTGGCCTGACTGGCGGTGGCAAAGCCCGGTCCATCCGGGCTTCCTCGCCGTCGCCCTGCTGATGCTCGCGCTACAAGCGGGTGGCGCCACGATAGCCGATGCGTTGCGGTACGAACGCTCGGCCATCGCCAGCGGAGAAGTCTGGCGACTGGTGTCCGGCCACTTTGTGCATCTCGGCTGGACGCACTGCCTGCTCAACGTCGGGGGCGTGGTGGCGCTGGCGGCCATCCTGCCCGCGCCGCTGCGTGCGTGGCGCTGTTGCCTGCTGCTGGCCACGATCATCGGCCTGGCCCTGTTCGCCACCTTGCCCAGTCTGCAGCACTATGCCGGCTTCTCGGGCGTCAACTACGGCCTGGCCGCGCTGGCGCTGCTGCCGCGTGCCCGCGCGGAAGCAACCGCCGCGCTGGTGCTCGGCGCGCTGATTGTCCGTGCGCTCTGGCAGTGGCTGGGCGGCGGGGGCGCGGCGGATGCCGCATGGCTCGGCGCGCCACCGCTGGCCGCCGCCCATCTCGCCGGGCTGGCAAGTGGGGCGGCAATCCTCTTCCTGCCCCTGATGCGCCTGGACCGGCTGCCTGTCGGACCCGCCACCCGCTCAGAACTTGTGACGCAGCCCCACCGCAATGCCGAACATTGA
- a CDS encoding porin — MQRKYLAVAILCTGASVGHAQSTVTLYGVVDANLEFANHLGAVPVAANGFNPGPSNNVFRMDSGGVSGSRWGLRGSEGLGGGLKAVFVLESGFNLDTGTSQQSGRLFGRQAFVGLQSDYGQLSLGRQYTSMFEALANFAPAAYATQYEPVVVMAGANFREDNTIKYTGSFGPITALGHFSFGTGLALPPTVGAPFILGGNGEVPGQFRRDTAYGAALVYATGPLGVVVGYDQFNPTIAPTAQPTNAGTGTFKKASVGASYAIGPAKIMAGYRWGQNKNQQGAEFLRDDFYWIGGTYQITTAIGLTLEYNYDNVKNQFGDAHLANPWQISAISNYAFSKRTDVYVTAAYTKNAGLAMESAAIFYANSLSLGNSYALANGQSSMFGIAVGLRHKF, encoded by the coding sequence ATGCAGCGGAAGTATCTTGCAGTGGCAATCCTATGCACCGGCGCCAGTGTCGGGCATGCCCAGTCGACCGTGACGCTCTACGGCGTCGTCGATGCGAACCTTGAATTCGCCAACCATCTCGGCGCCGTGCCGGTTGCCGCGAATGGTTTCAACCCTGGCCCGTCGAACAACGTTTTCCGCATGGATTCCGGCGGCGTGTCCGGTTCGCGCTGGGGTCTGCGCGGCTCGGAAGGGCTGGGCGGCGGCCTCAAGGCCGTCTTCGTGCTGGAGAGCGGCTTCAACCTCGATACCGGCACCTCGCAGCAGAGCGGCCGCCTGTTTGGCCGGCAGGCGTTCGTGGGCTTGCAGAGCGATTATGGCCAGCTTTCGCTGGGCCGGCAGTACACGTCCATGTTCGAAGCGCTGGCGAACTTCGCGCCAGCCGCGTATGCGACGCAATACGAACCCGTCGTGGTCATGGCGGGCGCGAATTTCCGTGAGGACAACACGATCAAGTACACCGGCAGCTTCGGGCCGATCACGGCGCTGGGGCATTTTTCGTTCGGTACGGGCCTGGCCTTGCCGCCCACCGTGGGCGCCCCGTTCATCCTCGGCGGCAACGGCGAAGTACCGGGCCAGTTCCGGCGTGATACGGCCTATGGCGCGGCACTGGTATATGCCACCGGACCACTTGGCGTGGTGGTGGGCTACGACCAGTTCAATCCGACCATCGCGCCCACCGCGCAGCCGACCAACGCGGGCACCGGCACCTTCAAGAAGGCCTCGGTCGGCGCCAGCTACGCGATCGGGCCGGCGAAGATCATGGCGGGATACCGGTGGGGCCAGAACAAGAACCAGCAGGGGGCCGAGTTCCTGCGCGATGACTTCTACTGGATCGGCGGGACATACCAGATCACGACGGCCATCGGGCTGACGCTCGAGTACAACTACGACAACGTCAAGAACCAGTTCGGCGATGCGCACCTGGCCAACCCGTGGCAGATCTCGGCTATCTCCAACTATGCGTTCTCCAAGCGGACCGACGTCTACGTGACGGCGGCCTACACCAAGAACGCCGGTCTGGCGATGGAGTCCGCCGCGATCTTCTATGCCAACAGCCTGTCGCTTGGCAACAGCTATGCCCTGGCCAACGGACAGAGCTCAATGTTCGGCATTGCGGTGGGGCTGCGTCACAAGTTCTGA